ATCGGGCGCGGCGGCGGTGTCCGGCTCGGCGAGCAGGGCCGACAGTTCCTCGTGCCGCTCGAGCAGTTGCTCGAGCCGCCGTTCGATGGCGGGGTCCACGGGTTAGTTTTCTTTGCTGTCGAGTCCCAGGACCCGACGTGCGGCGCGCAGTGCCTCGACATCACCGTCGGCGGCAGCGCGTCGCAGTGCCACGGTCGGCTGGTGCAGCAGCCGGTTGGAAAGCCGGTGCGCAAGCCGGCGCACGACCTTGGCCGGATCGCCGCCGGCCGCAAGCTGGCGCAGGGCCTGTTCAGTCAATTCGGCGCCGACCTCGGCCGCGCGATCGCGCAGCTCCGTGATCGGACTGACTGCTTCCAGCGAACGCTGCCATTCGGTGAACGCCTCGACGTGCCCGATGATGACGGCGTCGGCCTGGCGTGCCGCGTCCTGGCGCGACTGCAGGTTGTCGGCAACGACGGCCTGCAGGTCATCGACGCTGTAGAGGTATACGTCGTCGAGGTTCGCGACCTCGGGTTCGACGTCGCGCGGCACGGCGAGGTCGACGATGAACATGGGCCGGTGCTTGCGCGCGGTCAGCGCGCGTTCGATCGCACCCTTGCCAAGGATCGGCAGCGGGCTGGCGGTCGACGAAATGATGATGTCCGCGCCGGCGAGATGCGCGGGGATGTCGGTCAGTGAAATGGGTTTGCCGCGGAAGCGTGTCGCCAGCGATTCCGCGCGCGCGACGGTGCGGTTCGCGACGGTGAGCTTGCGTGCGCCGCAGTCATACAGGTGACGCGCCGCGGTTTCGATGGTGTCACCAGCGCCGATCAACAGCACCGAATGGTCGGCGAGGTCGGCGAAGATGCGCTTGGCCAGCTGTACGGCGGCCGCCGCGACCGACAGTGAGTTCACGCCGATACCGGTGTCGGTACGGACCTGCTTGGCGACCGCGAAGGTGTGCTGGAACAGGCGTTCGAGCAGTCGGCCCACGTTGCCGGATTCGCGCGCGTTCTGATAGGCGAGCTTGATCTGGCCGAGGATCTGCGGCTCGCCGAGCACCATGGAATCCAGGCCGCTGGCGACCCGCAGCAGATGCTGCACGGCATCGCGATCCCACAATTCGTAGAGCGACGGCTGCAGACGATCGCGCGGAATCGCCGAGATCTCGCTCCAGCGCGTGACCACGCGGGCCGCGTCGAGGCCGTCGCCGGCGCAGTACAGCTCGGTCCGGTTGCAGGTCGACAGCACGGCCGATTCGTGTACACCGCCGACGGCGCGCAGTTCGCTGAGCACGACCGGGATGCGCTCGTTCGGAATGCTGACCTGCTCGCGCAGCTGCACCGGCGCGGTCGCATGGTTCAGGCCGACGGTCAGAATCGACATCCGGTACTGCTCGGTGAAAGACAACTGGTATGGGCCGGCGCCACCGGCGCTGGTGCAATTCGGTCGACCCGAAATTATAGCGCCGTGCGGACTCGCGTCGGTTTTCCTTGGGCGGGTGCGACCGGTCTCAGTGCGCGAGTCACGGGGGCGGGCCGGGAACCGTCCGTTCGCCACGCGGTCGACGCAGACGTGCGGGCCTGCCGCCGGCCACGTGTCGGCCGGCACGGCAGGGTCGAATTTCGGGGTATATTTGCGGACATGAGTCAATCGATGCAGTCGTCGCGCTGGTTCGCGGTTCCCGCGCTGATCGCCGTCCTGTTCGCTGGCGGGTGCGCAACTCAGGGAGCCGGTCCGCAGGGCGAATCGCAGGACGCGGGCACCGCGACGGCGCCCGAACCCACGGGGCTTACGCCGGACATCGTCGAAGCCGTGCTGATCGCCGAGCTCTCGGCGCAGCGTGGCGATCTCGCCCAGGCGGGCGAGCATTACCTGTACGCCGCGCGTATCGCGCGCTCCGCGGAACTGGCCCGGCACGCCGCGCGCGTCGCACTGTTTCGCGACGATTCCGAAGCAGCGCTGGAGGCGACGCGGCTGTGGGTGACGCTGGCGCCGGCTGACGGCGAGGCGCAGTCACTGGCGGGCCTGCTGTCGTTGCGCGCGGGGTTGCCTGAACAGGCACGTGAGCATTTCCTGCGGTTCTTGGAGCAGGGCGATGCCGCCAAGCGCGAGGAGCGTTTGTTGCAGATCGCCGCGTTGCTGGCGAAGGAATCAGCCTCGCCCCAGGCCGTGGCGCTCATGCGCGAAATCGCCGGTTCGGGCCCGGACAGCGCAAACGCCCATCAGGCGGTGGCGGTCGTCGCGCTGGCGGCGCGCGAGCATGCCGATGCGATTGCCGAGGCCGAGCGCGCGCTGACGCTGGACCCGACGATGACGCGCGCCGCGGTCGTGCTCGGCAGCGCGCTGCTGGCGGCAGAGCGCACCGATGACGCCGTGGCTGCCTTCGCCCGCGCGGCGGCCAGTGCACCGGAGGATCGGGTCGTTCTCGTCAGCTATGCGCAGGCACTGGTCAAGGCCGGACGTCTGCCCGAGGCCTTCGATCAGTTCCAGAATCTCAACCGGCTGCAGCCCGGTCAGCCGGATCTCGTCTACGGGCTTGCGGTGATTGGCTATCAGCTGCGCCGGTATGAGGACGCCGAACCGCTGTTTGAGTCGCTGCGCAACAATCGGACCCGTGGCGAGGATGCCGACTACTACCTGGGTCGCATCGCGGAATCACGCCAGCAGTGGGAGAAGGCGCTGGCGCTCTACAACAACGTGCAGAGCGGTGAGCTTGGCTTCGAGGCGCGGCTGTTGTCCGCCGGCATCGAGGCGCGTCTCGGCAGGCTCGATGCCGCACGTTCGATCTTCGGGATACTGCGCGAAACGCGCGCTGCGGAAATCGCCCGCATTGCCGTCGCGGAGAGCGACGCCCACTTCAGTGCGGGCGCGAAGCTCGAAGGCTATGCGGTGCTGGACCGGGCGGTCGAGGCGAAGCCCGACAGCAACGACCTGCTGTATGCGCGTGCGCTGTACGCGGTCAGAATCGACCGCGTGGACCTGCTCGAACGTGATCTGCGCACCCTGCTTGCGCGCGAGCCGACGCACGTCGATGCGCTCAACGCCCTGGGCTACACGCTGGCGGATCGGACCGACCGGCTCGGCGAGGCCGAGGGTTACATCCGCAAGGCGCTCGAACTCGAACCGAACAATGCGGCGATCCTCGACTCCATGGGCTGGGTGCAGTATCGCCTCGGACGACTGGATGTCGCGCTCGAATACATCTCGCGCGCGCACGCGTTGTTGCAGGACAGCGAGATTGCGGCACACCTGGGTGAGGTGCTGTGGGCGACCGGCGCACGTGATCGGGCGCGCACTGTCTGGAACGAGGCCCTGTCGGTCGAGCCCGACAGCGAGATCCTGCTGCGCGTGATCGATCGTCACGCGCGCTGATCCGCGCCGTATCGACCCGCCGATGCGCCCGTCGGACTGGGACGACCCGTCGGTCTGGCCCGCACCCGCGAAACTCAATCTCGGGCTGCGCGTCGTCGGCCGCCGGTCCGATGGCTACCACCTTCTCCAGACCGTCTTTCAGCTGCTCGATTTCGGTGACAGCCTGCGGTTTTGGCCTGCCGAGTCCGGGGCGATCAGCGTTGAACCGACCCTGGCCGGCGTCTCTGCGATCGATGACCTCTGCGTTCGTGCCGCGCGCCGGCTTGCCAGTCACGCGGGCGTGGCGACCGGCGTGCGCATCGGGCGGGTCAAGCGCATCCCGCTTGGCGGCGGCCTCGGTGGCGGGAGCTCGAACGCCGCGACGGTTCTGCTTGCGCTGAACCGGCTCTGGAACCTCGGGCTCGAAATTGACGAACTCGCGCAGATCGGACTCGGACTCGGCGCCGATGTGCCGGTGTTCGTGCGCGGGTGCAGCGCGTTTGCCGAGGGGGTCGGCGAACAGCTCCGGCCGGTCCGCCTTGCGGCGCGCTGGTTCGCCGTATTTACCCCGGCCGTTGCGGTGTCGACCGGCGCGGTGTTCGCCGATCCGCAATTGACACGTGACGCCAAACCACTGAAAATGCGCGACTTTCTTCGCGCTGGTCCAGAGAACGGTCTGGAGTCCGTCGTGCGCCGGATGGCCCCCGAGGTTTCCGTGCTGCTGGACTGGCTGGCGACGGAAACGGCCGACGGTGGGCTTACGGGCTCGGGATCGAGCGTTTACGCACCCTGTCCGTCGTATGCGGCGGGCACCGCGCTGCTGGCCCGGTGCCCGCTACCGGTTTCGGCTTTCGTTGCGCGGGGCGCCGATCGCTCGGCGACCCTGTCGAGGCTGGATCAGGCATAAGTCGCGCCAGAGCGCACCAGACGTTTGGGGCGTCGCCAAGTGGTAAGGCAACGGGTTTTGATCCCGTCATTCCCAGGTTCGAATCCTGGCGCCCCAGCCATTTATGGCGCCAGGATGAGAACCTGGCAGGTTCGACAAAATCGCCGGGAGCGATTTTGAACGCGCGCAGCGCGGCCCGCAGGGCGCAGGGCAGGGACAGCCCGGAGTAATCCTGGCGCCCCAGCCATTTATGGCGCCAGATTGACGGCGCGAGGATGAGAACCTGGCAGGTTCGACAAAATCGCCGGGAGCGATTTTGAACGCGCGCAGCGCGGCCCGCAGGGCGCAGGGCAGGGGCGTGGTTGGGGAACCCAGCGTCGCGAGTGGTGCTGATTTGTTCGTACTGGATCGAGACCGAGCATGATCGTATTCGCGGGAAATTCAAACCGACCACTCGCCGAGGCCGTGACTGCGTATCTAAACCTGTCGCTTGGTCGCGCGTATGTCGGGCGCTTCAGCGACGGTGAGATCCAGGTCGAGATCGAGGAAAACGTCCGCGGCCGCGACGTGTTCGTCGTGCAGTCGACCTGTGCCCCGACCAACGAGCACCTGATGGAGATGCTCGTGATGGTCGATGCGCTGGTGCGCTCGTCGGCGGGTCGCGTGACAGCGGTGATTCCGTATCTCGGCTATGCGCGCCAGGACCGTCGTCCGCGTTCGGCCCGGGTGCCGATCACGGCGAAGCTGGTCGCGAAGATGATCGGAGTGGCTGGCGTGGACCGGGTGCTGACCGTGGATCTGCACGCCGACCAGATTCAGGGCTTTTTCGACGTGCCGGTCGACAACGTTTATGCCTCGCCGATATTGCTTGGTGATGTATATCGGCAGAAATACCCTGATCTGATGGTCGTATCGCCGGACGTCGGCGGCGTGGTGCGCGCGCGGGCGCTGGCCAAACGGCTCGATGGCGCGGATCTGGCGATCATCGACAAGCGACGGCCGCGCCCGAACGAGGCGAAGGTCATGAACATCATCGGCGATGTCGAGGGCCGCAGCTGCGTGCTGGTCGATGACCTCGTGGATACGGCCGGCACCCTGTGCCAGGCCGCTGCCGCGCTCAAGGAGCATGGCGCAACGCGGGTTGCGGCGTACTGCACGCACCCGGTGCTGTCCGGCCCGGCGCTGGCCAACATACGCGCATCTGCGCTCGATGAACTCGTGGTCACCGACACGATTCCGTTGAGCGATGCGGCGCGTGAAATTGATCGGATTCGTCAGCTGTCGATTGCCGAGCTGCTCGGCGAGACGATGCGACGGGTGTATGACAACGAGTCGGTCAGTTCACTGTTCGTGGACTGATCGGACTGCGTGGTCACAGCGGGCTGCGAGCCCGAAGGGTGCATCGCCCTGGTCGCGGGGTGATGTGGTTGTAACGCTCAAGACACCTTTGAAGGTGAGGTTATGAAAGAGACATTCGAAGTTGAAGTTGAACTGCGCAAAGACGTGGGGAAGGGTGCGAGCCGCCGCCTGCGTAGCGCGGGTATGGTTCCGGTCATCCTATATGGCGGTGACGAAGCACCGCTGAACCTGATGACCGAGCACAATACGTTCGCACATCATCTGGAAAACGAGGCCTTCTATTCGCACATTCTGTCGCTGAAGCTCGACGGCAAGGTGCACAAGGCCGTGCTGAAGGATCTGCAGCGCCATCCCTCCAAGCCGTTCCTGATGCACGCCGACTTTCAGCGTGCCAGTGGCTCGCAGGTGCTGCGCATGCATGTTCCGTTGCACTTCCTTGGCGAGGATGTGGCGCCGGGCGTCAAGGCGGGCGGGCAGATCTCGCACAACATGATCGATGTCGAGGTCTCCTGCATGGCGAAGGATCTGCCCGAGTACATCGAGGTGGACCTCTCGCAGGCGAACCTTGGCGATGTCGTGCATCTGTCTGACCTGAAGATTCCGGCAGGCGTGGAGATTCTCGCGATGGCCCATGGCGAGGACGCCGATTTGGTGGTCGCGAGCGTGCACGCGACACATCTGACCGACCTTGGTGATGACGAGGCTCCGGCCGAGGGCGCCGAGGGTGCGGCCGAACCCGCCAAGGGTGAGGACTGATCCGCAGACGCGACCGCGCGGCAGAAAAGCCGCGCGGTCTTTTTTTCACCTTGAGTAACCGGGATGCCGATCAGCCTCATCGTTGGCTTGGGCAATCCGGGCAATCGCTACACGGAAACCCGGCATAACGCCGGGTTTTGGCTGGCAGATCAGATCGCGCGCCGCTACGGCGCCGTGCTTCGCGCGGATGCCCGCTTCCATGGTCTGATTGCCGAGGCCGTCATTGGCGGCCGACGGCTGCGCATTCTCGAACCACAGACCTACGTCAATCAAAGTGGCCGCAGCGTGGCGGCGACTGCCCGGTTCTACAAAATCCCCGCGGACGAAATCATCGTCGCGCATGACGATCTCGACCTGCCCGCAGGCACGGTGCGTGTGAAACGTGGCGGCGGGCATGGCGGGCACAACGGTCTGCGCGACATCATCCCGGCGCTCGGAAGTGCCGAATTTGTGCGCGTTCGGCTCGGCATTGGCCATCCAGGTCACCGGGATGCCGTCGTTGATCACGTGCTGAAGCCGGCCTCACGTGAAGATCGTGCGGCGATTGATCAGGCGATCGACGCTGTGCTCGACGAAGTAGAGACGCTGGTTCACGGGGAGATTGATGCCGTGATGAACCGGCTGCACCGTCGGTCGGAATGACCGGGCGGGGCCCGCACATCCCTGTGCCGGGCCGGAAGTCGGGGGCTCCGATGGATCGCCGGAGCCCGGGATTTTCCTAGGTCGCCTTGAACACGTAGGCCGGTTTGATCCAGCGAACGAGCAACGGCAGGATCGCGAGCGCCGTTACCACGTCAATGATCAGGGCTTCACCGATAAATACGCCAAGTCCCCAAGTGTTGGCGAGGCTTGTTGACACTAGCGGTATGAAGCTGCCGAGCAGCACGACGACCGAAACGAGCACGGCTGAACCGGTTGTATTGAGCGTGTTCTGTAACGATTTGTCCCAGTCGTTGCCGGTGGCGATCATCTCTTCGCGTAGCCGCGACACCATGTAGATGCTGTAGTCGACGCCCAGCCCCATTGAGATGCTGAGCGTTACCAGCAGGTGAAACGCCAAGTTGCCGGACCAGTTCTCAACGGACGTAAAGTACCCTCCCAACCCATATTGCGCGAACAGGGTGACGAACAGCAGGCTGATGAGGATGATGGCGACCGAGAACGAACGGAACATCAGGGCCGAGATGATGAACACAGCAAGCGCTGTTTGCAGCGGACTGCGCAGCCATTCCTGTTCCGCAACCTCTCGCGTTGCCTCGGTGGCGCCGAGGAATCCGCCCACGGCGGGTCGGACATAGTTCGGACCGTCGACGGACAGTTCGTTCGTGTCGCCGGACAGGTCGTCGGCGGGTCCGGAGCGCAGACCGAAGTGCACCTTCGAAAAGCCAGGGTCGTTCTTGTGGTCTTCGATGTACTGCTGGATGTCCATCGTGACCTGGTGGGTTTGCACCGGGTCCATCGTGTTGATGAAACCCATCACCGCGCCTTCGTTCCAGTTCTTGGCGACAAAGGAATCCATGTCGCCGGGGCTGGTCATCGCCTCGAGCAGGCCGTTGTAAAGCTCGGTGATGCCATCCGGGCTGCGGTCGTCGTCCGGATTGAGCTTTCTCAGGTGTTCCAGCGTCGGGATTGCAAGATCCCTGAGCTGCGGCTTTTCGCCAGGTTCGGCGGCAAGCAGCATGTTGACGAGCCGGATGTACTGGGCATACGAGCCGGTGAACCCGATGTACGGGTGAGCCCGCATCCAATTCTCGAGTTTTTCAACGTCACCGAGTACGTCAGCATCGTTGAAAACGCCCTGTGCGCCGCATGGATCCGGATCCCAGCACTGGAGTTCGGCCTTGTACTTTTCGCACTGCGCCAGACGTTCAGCCCGGTTCTCGATGTCATAGAGGGATTCGGGGAAGGGCTGGTCGGAACAGATATCAAACGTCTTCTCGCGACCGCGAATCGGAATCGACACCGAGATGACGCCCGGCATGATCCGGTTCAGCTGAAGCAGATCCTGAATCGTCTCGGAGGACTCCTTGAACGCCGCGCGGGCGTAGTTGATGCCGCGTTCGACTCCGGGCATCAGATTGTCCGAAGTAGCCTGATAGATCTTCGTGTAGTAGACCGAAAGCCCAATCACAACCGCCACGAATGCGAGCGGCAGGATCTTTCCCGGACCGGTGGTCAGTTTCGCCAGGAATCCACCGACCGCCTGTTCCCAACCGTGCGAGGTGCTGAGTTCGCGCTTTTTGAACGGGAAGGTCATCAGCAACAGCGGGATCAGGGTGGTTGTCGTGATCAGCAGGGTCGCCATGCCGAACATGCCGAAATACGCATAGTCCTTGTAGAACGAGATGTCGACAAGGGCCAGCGTCGCGAATCCGGCCATGTCGGTTACGATCGACAGGGTTGCAGGCACGATGGTCTGGCTGACGGCGGTCTCGGCCATATCAGCACATTCGCAATCCGGATTCTTGTCCATCTCGACGAATGCACGACGGGTGATCTGCACCGAGTGGCCGATGCCGATCGCGAGCAGAAGCATAGGCGTCAGTACCATCATGGTGGTCAGCTTGAACTGGGTGAAGCCCATCAGGCCCAGTGTCATCGTGATCGTTGCACCCACGCCAAGCAGCGGGAAAATCGCCGCTTTCAGGTTGCGGAACTCGAACCACAGCACCGCGATGACAATGCCCACCGAAATCGCGAACAACCACCACTTGTTTACGAGATCACGCAGCATCCAGGCGAGGAAGTACGGTTCGCCAGCCACCCGAACTTCCACGCGCGGGTCTTTGGCGTACTCCTGCGCGAGGGCGTGGACTTCGTCCACCCACGGTAGATAAATCTGCTTGACGTCATCGGTGTAATCAGCGATGACGTACGCGGCCTTGGCCGTACAATTCGGATCGTTGTCCGAGGTGTCGAAGTTGTCGTATTCCAGGAACTGACAACGGGTGCCGTCCGGGCGCATGTACGACACCAGCATCGGTGCCATGACGGGGTTTGATTCGATTCCCTCGCGCAGAAACGCCAACTGCTCGGCGGCCTTTTCGGGGTTTTCGGTGTCGATGCCCGCCGTGGGGATCAGTCGTTTGAACACGAGCCCGTTTTCATCGGCGCTCATGTACTTGATTTTCTGCGCGGCGATGTCGATGAAATTTTCGGGCCGCGACGTCGGCAGTGCCTCAAGTTTGCGGTGCAAGTCTTGGAGCATGTTGATCAGCCATGGCTGATAGATGTCTCCGTCCTTGACCCGCAGCGCAAACACCATGAGATTGCCCATGCCGTAGTTATGCTCGGCATAGAGGTTTGTTGCCACATACCGATTAGTCGGCGGAAGCAGGGTGTCCGGGTCGTTGCGTATATCCAGCTTCGGCACTTGTGTGGCCGCGGCAAGCGTGACCAGTACCACGAGCAGGATGATGAGCTTGCGAAAGCGGATGGCCCAGCGGGCATAACGGACCGGCAGACTCGCCGGAGCGGCGGCGCCGCTGGCGGAAGATTCACTCATGGCACACTCCAGGGCAAACGCTTGGGCTTATTGTTGTGGGAAAGCTCTGTCTACATCAGAGCTTTCCGCGGGGCGGCATGGCGCCTCGTTCGTCAATGGCCAGGGCCATCGGTTCTCAGCAAAAACGAAAGATCCGAATCTTTCGTTTTGGCTGCTCTGCTGGTCCACGATGGACTGCTCAGAGCTATTTTCAGACCAATTCCTCAGCAGCCGTAGCGGCTGAGAGGGTGGAGAGCGCCGCATCCGCGTGAACACCACGCGGATGCGGCAACGGACATGAAGCTAGTCGAGCAGGACCTTCACGCCCGCCTGCACGTTCGAGCTGTTGTGGAACTGGCCGAACAGCGAATTGCTTTCGCCCCAGTAATGGTTCCACTCGCCGGTGAGAATGATGTTGTCGGTCAGGCCCCACTCGACGTCCAGCCGGTTCCAGCGACCGCCAATATCCTCAAGAATCAGGATGTTGTTGACGCGGCCCTGCTGTTCGCCGCCGATCGGCTTCGAAAGGAACAGCGAGAAGAAGTTCTTGAACTCCTGGCCCTTCGCGAGGCCGTTCTCGAGATGCAGGAACGCCGGGTCGGCGGTGTAGCGACCGCAGTTCACCGGGTTCGGCGTGGTCGAGCAGTCGGCGCCCGTGATGCTGTCTTTGTCCGAATCCTCGAAGTCCAGGTTGATGAACTGGATGAATTGTGTGCTGACCAGGAGGTTGGTCAGAACCGTGATGTCCACACCGAGCACGTATTTGAAGAAGTCCGCCTTCTCCGGTTTGAGACCCTCGGTGATGTTGCCGATGCCAAGTTGGCTGCGGTCGACCACGGGTACGCGCACGTCCTTGTCGTAGAGGACCTCGCCGCGGACGACGACCGGAATCGTTCCGGCATCAAACGCAAAGTCGAACGACCCGCCGAGGCTATGTACGCGGTGCACGGTTTCCTCGAACACGAGCTTCGCCGGGGCATCCGGCATCACGCCCGGGATGAAGCCCGTTGCGGCGCTGGAGTTGTATACCTCGGGGTTGCCGATCGGATCGGGGTTGGCCTCGCAGCCCGTGGTGTCGCCGTTCTTGCACAGGCGCACCGTGGTGACGGTCTCGCCGGTCGGGGCCGGCACCGGGCCGAACATCGGGTGCATGATGATGTTGCTGAAGTCAAATCCGGGTGCCTGGGTCAGGAACGGCGTGAGTTCCTGACCGGTGACAGGGTCTTCCCAGTGGATGCCCACCGACGGGTTGTGGTCGTAGTGGTAGAAGTAATTGACCGAGAAGTTCAGACCGCTGTCGGTCGACTGACGCCAGCGAAAACCGACATCCGGGTTTTCGTGCGTCGGGTAGTTGCGACGATACTCACTGGTGGCGCCGTTGAAGGTGTCAAAGGTCGTGAACGAGGCCTGCGACATGTACTCGAACGGGTTGTTCGGATCCCACGCGTCATAGACATCCGTCACCAGATTCGTTACGCCGTTGTTGCCGCCCAGCGGCACGAAAAACGGCATCATCGGATCCGGCGAGATGTTCAGCGTGGCTTCCGTCTGCGCGATCGCATTGAGCATGGTCGGGCAGCTGGTGCCGAGGCCCGGGAGCCCTGGCACACCACCTACGCAGAACGGAGTCTGACCGTCGATGAAGTTCTGCACCGTGAAGTTGCTGCCGCTGACACCTTCCAGATTCGGCGTGGAACCGAAGAACGGGTTCATCGGATCCGGGTTGAAGGTGAAGCCGGCAGCGAACAGATTGAACGCCTGAGCAGTCGCGCCGAGTCTGGGCACGATGTTCAGGAAGCCATTGACCGAGCCGGTGATGGAATCCACGCCCTTGAACAGGAACGGATGGCCGGGGTCGCCGGAGCTGTTCAGGCCCGGGATCAGGTTTTCCTGGCGGCGTGAGGCGATGAACTCGATGTTGCCGGGCCCGATGTTGGATTCCGCGGCGATCATGGCGGTCGGGATGCGCGAGTCCTCGAACGCGTTCTGCACGAATTCGCGATAATCCGTGCCGTTGACGATGTCGAGCAGCTTGATGCCGTCGGCGGTGCCCCAGACGCGTTGTGCAAGCCCGGCGCGGACATACCAGTTCGCGATGTTGATATCCGCGTAGAGTTCGCGTATCCAGTCCTGCTGCGAGTGCACCTCGTGGCCTTTCCACTTGTTGTTGACGCCCTCGGAATCATAGATGGCGTTGATCTCGCCGTGCCAGGTGGCGTTCTCGCCGAGTGCGCCGTTCAGGAACAGCTTGAGCGAGTTCTCGAACTTGCCGAAATGGCTGTGGTGCGAGTCGTCGTCGCCGTAGAAGCGCGCCTCGCCGTTGAACTGGCCATCGCGCGTGAACACGGCGGTTTCGTTTTTCAACACGCCGCTGATTTCGATTCCGCCGACGTCGGGGATGTCGAATGCAGAGGCCTGGGACACGGCCAGCGCGGATGCGATTGCCCCGGCGATCAGGCTGAATTTATTCATTTCAATTGCTCCCCAGCAGTGGAGTTGGGCATTGGTTTCATTGATCGTTGTTCGGATGTGGGCGCAGCCACTCGTGTGCTGCACCCGACCTCAGCGTTACTTCTTGATTCGACGCAGCGTGGATTCCGTCCAGAGGTCTGCTTCCAGACTGGCGTCGTTCGTGCGTACGACACTCTTCGGGATGACGGCCCAGGTCTCGTGCCCGGTGTCTTCATTGCGGCCGTACCAGTAGGCCCAGGTGTTGGCGCGCGGATCGGACATGTTCAGGCTACG
This genomic window from Chromatiales bacterium contains:
- a CDS encoding tetratricopeptide repeat protein, with translation MSQSMQSSRWFAVPALIAVLFAGGCATQGAGPQGESQDAGTATAPEPTGLTPDIVEAVLIAELSAQRGDLAQAGEHYLYAARIARSAELARHAARVALFRDDSEAALEATRLWVTLAPADGEAQSLAGLLSLRAGLPEQAREHFLRFLEQGDAAKREERLLQIAALLAKESASPQAVALMREIAGSGPDSANAHQAVAVVALAAREHADAIAEAERALTLDPTMTRAAVVLGSALLAAERTDDAVAAFARAAASAPEDRVVLVSYAQALVKAGRLPEAFDQFQNLNRLQPGQPDLVYGLAVIGYQLRRYEDAEPLFESLRNNRTRGEDADYYLGRIAESRQQWEKALALYNNVQSGELGFEARLLSAGIEARLGRLDAARSIFGILRETRAAEIARIAVAESDAHFSAGAKLEGYAVLDRAVEAKPDSNDLLYARALYAVRIDRVDLLERDLRTLLAREPTHVDALNALGYTLADRTDRLGEAEGYIRKALELEPNNAAILDSMGWVQYRLGRLDVALEYISRAHALLQDSEIAAHLGEVLWATGARDRARTVWNEALSVEPDSEILLRVIDRHAR
- the ispE gene encoding 4-(cytidine 5'-diphospho)-2-C-methyl-D-erythritol kinase gives rise to the protein MRPSDWDDPSVWPAPAKLNLGLRVVGRRSDGYHLLQTVFQLLDFGDSLRFWPAESGAISVEPTLAGVSAIDDLCVRAARRLASHAGVATGVRIGRVKRIPLGGGLGGGSSNAATVLLALNRLWNLGLEIDELAQIGLGLGADVPVFVRGCSAFAEGVGEQLRPVRLAARWFAVFTPAVAVSTGAVFADPQLTRDAKPLKMRDFLRAGPENGLESVVRRMAPEVSVLLDWLATETADGGLTGSGSSVYAPCPSYAAGTALLARCPLPVSAFVARGADRSATLSRLDQA
- a CDS encoding ribose-phosphate diphosphokinase, yielding MIVFAGNSNRPLAEAVTAYLNLSLGRAYVGRFSDGEIQVEIEENVRGRDVFVVQSTCAPTNEHLMEMLVMVDALVRSSAGRVTAVIPYLGYARQDRRPRSARVPITAKLVAKMIGVAGVDRVLTVDLHADQIQGFFDVPVDNVYASPILLGDVYRQKYPDLMVVSPDVGGVVRARALAKRLDGADLAIIDKRRPRPNEAKVMNIIGDVEGRSCVLVDDLVDTAGTLCQAAAALKEHGATRVAAYCTHPVLSGPALANIRASALDELVVTDTIPLSDAAREIDRIRQLSIAELLGETMRRVYDNESVSSLFVD
- the pth gene encoding aminoacyl-tRNA hydrolase; translation: MPISLIVGLGNPGNRYTETRHNAGFWLADQIARRYGAVLRADARFHGLIAEAVIGGRRLRILEPQTYVNQSGRSVAATARFYKIPADEIIVAHDDLDLPAGTVRVKRGGGHGGHNGLRDIIPALGSAEFVRVRLGIGHPGHRDAVVDHVLKPASREDRAAIDQAIDAVLDEVETLVHGEIDAVMNRLHRRSE
- a CDS encoding MMPL family transporter, coding for MSESSASGAAAPASLPVRYARWAIRFRKLIILLVVLVTLAAATQVPKLDIRNDPDTLLPPTNRYVATNLYAEHNYGMGNLMVFALRVKDGDIYQPWLINMLQDLHRKLEALPTSRPENFIDIAAQKIKYMSADENGLVFKRLIPTAGIDTENPEKAAEQLAFLREGIESNPVMAPMLVSYMRPDGTRCQFLEYDNFDTSDNDPNCTAKAAYVIADYTDDVKQIYLPWVDEVHALAQEYAKDPRVEVRVAGEPYFLAWMLRDLVNKWWLFAISVGIVIAVLWFEFRNLKAAIFPLLGVGATITMTLGLMGFTQFKLTTMMVLTPMLLLAIGIGHSVQITRRAFVEMDKNPDCECADMAETAVSQTIVPATLSIVTDMAGFATLALVDISFYKDYAYFGMFGMATLLITTTTLIPLLLMTFPFKKRELSTSHGWEQAVGGFLAKLTTGPGKILPLAFVAVVIGLSVYYTKIYQATSDNLMPGVERGINYARAAFKESSETIQDLLQLNRIMPGVISVSIPIRGREKTFDICSDQPFPESLYDIENRAERLAQCEKYKAELQCWDPDPCGAQGVFNDADVLGDVEKLENWMRAHPYIGFTGSYAQYIRLVNMLLAAEPGEKPQLRDLAIPTLEHLRKLNPDDDRSPDGITELYNGLLEAMTSPGDMDSFVAKNWNEGAVMGFINTMDPVQTHQVTMDIQQYIEDHKNDPGFSKVHFGLRSGPADDLSGDTNELSVDGPNYVRPAVGGFLGATEATREVAEQEWLRSPLQTALAVFIISALMFRSFSVAIILISLLFVTLFAQYGLGGYFTSVENWSGNLAFHLLVTLSISMGLGVDYSIYMVSRLREEMIATGNDWDKSLQNTLNTTGSAVLVSVVVLLGSFIPLVSTSLANTWGLGVFIGEALIIDVVTALAILPLLVRWIKPAYVFKAT
- a CDS encoding 50S ribosomal protein L25/general stress protein Ctc, encoding MKETFEVEVELRKDVGKGASRRLRSAGMVPVILYGGDEAPLNLMTEHNTFAHHLENEAFYSHILSLKLDGKVHKAVLKDLQRHPSKPFLMHADFQRASGSQVLRMHVPLHFLGEDVAPGVKAGGQISHNMIDVEVSCMAKDLPEYIEVDLSQANLGDVVHLSDLKIPAGVEILAMAHGEDADLVVASVHATHLTDLGDDEAPAEGAEGAAEPAKGED
- a CDS encoding glutamyl-tRNA reductase; amino-acid sequence: MSILTVGLNHATAPVQLREQVSIPNERIPVVLSELRAVGGVHESAVLSTCNRTELYCAGDGLDAARVVTRWSEISAIPRDRLQPSLYELWDRDAVQHLLRVASGLDSMVLGEPQILGQIKLAYQNARESGNVGRLLERLFQHTFAVAKQVRTDTGIGVNSLSVAAAAVQLAKRIFADLADHSVLLIGAGDTIETAARHLYDCGARKLTVANRTVARAESLATRFRGKPISLTDIPAHLAGADIIISSTASPLPILGKGAIERALTARKHRPMFIVDLAVPRDVEPEVANLDDVYLYSVDDLQAVVADNLQSRQDAARQADAVIIGHVEAFTEWQRSLEAVSPITELRDRAAEVGAELTEQALRQLAAGGDPAKVVRRLAHRLSNRLLHQPTVALRRAAADGDVEALRAARRVLGLDSKEN